A genome region from Dolichospermum compactum NIES-806 includes the following:
- a CDS encoding ATP-binding response regulator: MEENLKILVVDDDQTNGSIVSLALTQTAISMEIDEVKDGNHAFFALINNHYDCVFFNYHLPNQDSFTLIHKLQSSGIKVPLVILIDSDNEQIARELLKLGASEYFVKSTLSPETIAQILRITIRIHHAEMRLDLANQQLKESREQLVLQQKELTAQQQHIKYQNFKLLEISSFKSLFLATISHELRTPMNAIIGFSQILLRPKFGQLTNQQLDMVEKILNNGKDLLLKINEILDFSQLESGKLELKPEILDLSKVVSHAVTKIRPLAESKNLSLLVKIDLENTLVFNDAVRLQQIVINLLSNAVKFTESGSIWVEIQETTQNQVIITVKDTGIGIASQDIQKIFGAFHQIDQGIGRKYSGTGLGLAIIDSLVDMMGGKIDIESQLGVGSIFKIKLPRKINLAPDLESVVFSPHQNPFHSVYSPHKASINYPHLKF, encoded by the coding sequence ATGGAAGAGAATCTGAAGATCTTAGTTGTAGACGATGATCAGACTAATGGCTCAATAGTAAGTCTAGCTCTGACCCAAACAGCTATTAGCATGGAAATTGATGAAGTTAAAGATGGGAATCATGCCTTTTTTGCCCTCATCAATAATCACTATGATTGCGTATTTTTTAACTATCACTTACCAAATCAAGATAGTTTCACATTAATCCATAAATTACAATCTTCAGGGATTAAAGTTCCGCTAGTAATTCTCATAGATTCAGACAATGAACAAATAGCCAGAGAGTTGCTAAAATTAGGTGCTAGTGAGTATTTTGTTAAGTCTACATTATCACCAGAAACCATAGCTCAAATTTTACGCATTACCATCCGTATACATCATGCTGAAATGCGGCTAGATTTAGCAAACCAACAGCTTAAAGAAAGTCGTGAACAGCTAGTTTTACAGCAAAAAGAATTAACAGCACAACAGCAACATATTAAATACCAAAACTTTAAACTATTAGAAATATCTAGCTTCAAATCACTATTTTTAGCCACCATATCCCATGAACTAAGAACTCCCATGAATGCAATTATTGGGTTTTCACAGATTCTCTTACGTCCCAAATTTGGTCAGTTGACAAATCAACAACTAGACATGGTAGAGAAAATTCTCAATAATGGCAAAGATTTACTGCTAAAAATTAATGAAATTCTGGATTTTTCTCAACTAGAATCCGGGAAATTAGAACTAAAGCCAGAAATATTGGATTTATCAAAAGTTGTGAGTCATGCGGTTACAAAAATTCGTCCCTTAGCTGAGTCCAAAAATTTATCTTTGCTAGTTAAAATAGACCTAGAAAATACATTAGTATTTAATGATGCAGTACGGTTACAACAAATTGTCATCAATTTACTTTCCAATGCTGTAAAATTTACAGAGTCTGGGAGTATTTGGGTAGAAATCCAAGAAACAACTCAAAATCAAGTTATAATAACCGTGAAAGATACAGGAATTGGCATTGCTTCTCAAGATATTCAAAAAATTTTTGGAGCATTTCACCAAATTGATCAAGGTATTGGCCGTAAATATTCAGGTACAGGGTTGGGTTTAGCTATTATTGATTCACTGGTAGACATGATGGGAGGAAAAATAGATATCGAAAGTCAGTTAGGGGTAGGTTCAATATTTAAAATAAAATTACCACGAAAAATAAATTTAGCACCAGATTTAGAGAGTGTGGTTTTTAGTCCTCATCAAAATCCTTTTCATTCTGTATATTCTCCTCATAAAGCGTCAATCAATTATCCCCACTTAAAATTCTAG
- a CDS encoding response regulator, translated as MSDISILLIEDHDLTRMGLKTELQLHGGFKVVGEASSGNLGLKLLETTKPDVAVIDVGLPDMDGIELTRKFRRYQAETGQSQTKILILTMNNSENVVLAAFAAGADSYYMKDTSVNKFIEAVQATFHGNSWIDPAIASIVLRKMRQGVPGDHQSFDKPKTVKIEALETEYEQVLETYPLTQRELEILALIVAGCSNGQIAEKLYITVGTVKTHVRNILNKLCADDRTQAAVRALRSGLVV; from the coding sequence ATGAGTGACATTAGCATTCTATTAATTGAAGATCATGATTTAACGCGCATGGGACTCAAAACTGAATTGCAGTTGCATGGCGGTTTTAAGGTGGTGGGTGAGGCGTCCAGTGGGAATCTGGGACTAAAACTGCTAGAAACAACTAAACCGGATGTGGCTGTGATAGATGTCGGTTTACCCGATATGGATGGGATTGAACTGACGCGCAAGTTTAGACGTTATCAGGCGGAAACAGGACAATCGCAGACCAAAATATTGATTTTGACGATGAATAATTCAGAAAATGTGGTTTTGGCAGCCTTTGCCGCCGGCGCAGATTCTTATTATATGAAGGATACAAGTGTTAATAAATTCATTGAGGCTGTACAAGCAACGTTTCATGGTAACTCTTGGATTGATCCGGCGATCGCTAGTATAGTATTACGGAAAATGCGTCAAGGTGTCCCCGGTGATCATCAATCATTTGATAAGCCGAAAACTGTCAAAATTGAAGCCCTAGAAACAGAATATGAACAAGTTTTAGAAACTTACCCCCTCACCCAACGGGAACTGGAAATTCTGGCATTGATTGTGGCTGGTTGCAGCAATGGACAAATAGCCGAGAAGTTATATATTACTGTAGGTACGGTCAAAACTCATGTTCGCAATATTTTAAATAAACTCTGTGCTGATGATCGTACCCAAGCAGCAGTTCGGGCTTTACGTTCCGGTTTGGTGGTTTAG
- a CDS encoding lipid-A-disaccharide synthase-related protein: MINSPLQLLVLSNGHGEDMIAVRIIQALQQLSSPPDIFALPIVGEGRAYQKIDIPLIGKVRTMPSGGFIYMDSRELMRDVGGGLVQLTLNQIQSIRRWVSSQTKLGNQKAVLAVGDIVPLLFAVISGADYAFVGTAKSEYYVRDEMGLLPRKSRSAWWENFSGSIYHPWERWLMSRGRCRAVFPRDSLTTEILKKWSIPAVDVGNPMMDGLQTSLTAQQLYPPDAELEEVIRPFVVTLLPGSRAPEAYNNWEIIMIAVSALMAGLRRPDSFFGAAGTMIFLGAIAPGLDCSILSQSLHIQGWRRCEQSPLPISDPDSLTFQQKNSYFILTQQAYNDCLYLGDVAIAMAGTATEQFIGLGKPAIAIPGNGPQYNPGFAEAQSRLLGISLTLVNQPSQVLPAIQSLLKNPDILHAIAENGIQRMGRAGAAQRIAECLQERVIGH, translated from the coding sequence ATGATCAATTCTCCATTACAGTTATTAGTTTTAAGCAATGGTCATGGGGAAGATATGATTGCTGTGCGGATTATCCAGGCTTTACAACAATTATCTTCTCCACCAGATATTTTTGCTTTACCAATAGTGGGTGAAGGACGTGCTTATCAAAAAATAGATATTCCTCTGATTGGTAAGGTGCGAACTATGCCTTCTGGTGGTTTTATTTATATGGATAGCCGTGAATTAATGCGTGATGTTGGCGGTGGTTTGGTGCAGTTGACTCTTAATCAAATTCAATCTATCCGCCGTTGGGTAAGTTCACAAACTAAGTTAGGTAATCAAAAGGCTGTTCTCGCTGTAGGGGATATTGTTCCTTTGCTGTTTGCAGTGATTAGTGGTGCTGATTATGCTTTTGTGGGGACGGCTAAATCAGAATATTATGTCCGCGACGAAATGGGATTGTTACCGAGGAAATCAAGGTCCGCATGGTGGGAAAATTTTTCTGGTTCGATTTACCATCCTTGGGAAAGGTGGTTGATGAGTCGTGGTCGTTGTCGGGCGGTGTTTCCTAGAGATTCTCTGACTACGGAAATTCTCAAAAAATGGTCAATTCCCGCTGTAGATGTGGGGAATCCCATGATGGATGGGTTACAGACGAGTTTAACTGCACAACAGTTATATCCTCCTGATGCTGAACTCGAAGAGGTGATTCGGCCTTTTGTTGTGACTCTGTTGCCCGGTTCTCGTGCGCCGGAAGCTTACAATAATTGGGAAATCATCATGATTGCTGTATCAGCACTGATGGCTGGTTTACGACGACCAGATTCTTTTTTTGGGGCTGCGGGGACGATGATTTTTTTAGGGGCGATCGCTCCTGGTTTAGATTGTAGTATTTTATCACAAAGTTTACATATCCAAGGTTGGCGACGGTGTGAGCAATCTCCTTTACCAATTTCTGACCCCGACAGTTTGACTTTTCAACAAAAAAATTCTTACTTCATCTTGACCCAACAAGCCTATAATGACTGCTTGTATTTAGGTGATGTGGCGATCGCTATGGCTGGAACAGCAACGGAACAATTCATCGGTTTGGGAAAACCTGCGATCGCTATCCCTGGTAATGGTCCTCAATATAACCCCGGTTTTGCAGAAGCCCAAAGTCGGCTTTTAGGCATATCCCTCACCCTTGTCAACCAACCATCACAAGTTCTCCCAGCCATCCAATCTCTCCTCAAAAATCCTGACATCCTCCATGCGATCGCTGAAAACGGCATTCAACGCATGGGACGTGCAGGTGCAGCACAACGGATTGCAGAATGTTTACAAGAAAGGGTCATTGGTCATTAG
- a CDS encoding carbohydrate ABC transporter permease, translating into MTLKNSRIQTLAIYGILGAIALVMLFPLLWLISTALKSPTENIWQSPPQLLPNQPTLENFSRVWQSLPFGTYLYNSILVSVLTVGLNLLFCSLAAYPLARLSFVGRNGIFIAIVSTIMIPFQIVMIPLYILTVQLGLRNSYLGIIFPSLASAFGIFLLRQALISVPKEIEEAARLDGSSELGLWWCVMLPAIRPALITLAIFVFIGAWSDFLWPLIVIQDESLYTLPLGVAKLAGTFSLDWRLVAAGSVISITPVLVLFLFLQKYIVPTDTGSGVKG; encoded by the coding sequence ATGACTCTTAAAAACTCTCGCATTCAAACCTTAGCTATTTATGGCATACTAGGAGCGATCGCTCTGGTGATGCTATTTCCATTATTATGGTTGATCAGTACAGCCTTAAAATCACCAACGGAAAATATCTGGCAGTCACCACCCCAATTATTACCCAATCAACCAACATTAGAAAACTTCTCCAGAGTTTGGCAATCTCTACCTTTTGGAACTTATTTATACAATAGTATATTAGTATCAGTATTAACAGTTGGTTTAAATTTGTTATTTTGTTCCTTAGCGGCTTACCCCTTGGCTAGACTATCATTTGTGGGCAGAAATGGGATTTTTATTGCCATTGTGTCCACAATTATGATTCCCTTCCAAATTGTCATGATTCCTTTATATATTTTAACAGTGCAACTAGGATTGCGAAATAGTTACTTAGGTATAATTTTTCCGAGTTTAGCATCTGCTTTTGGTATATTTTTACTCCGACAAGCTTTGATAAGTGTGCCAAAAGAAATTGAGGAAGCGGCTCGCTTAGATGGCAGTTCTGAGTTAGGATTATGGTGGTGCGTAATGCTACCTGCCATTCGCCCAGCCTTAATTACTTTGGCTATCTTTGTCTTTATTGGTGCTTGGAGTGACTTCTTGTGGCCTTTAATTGTCATTCAGGATGAAAGTTTATATACTCTACCATTGGGGGTAGCTAAGTTAGCGGGAACATTTTCCTTAGATTGGCGGTTAGTGGCTGCTGGTTCAGTAATTTCTATTACTCCAGTGTTAGTATTATTTTTGTTTTTACAAAAATACATTGTCCCTACTGATACGGGGAGTGGAGTCAAGGGTTAA
- a CDS encoding D-alanyl-D-alanine carboxypeptidase family protein gives MKLVLKIAAFVTIIIFVSVSLVSIHKISQSQPTQTPQITADCITNPNVPCHSSTTSVNTQFIPNQQLDDQERFLAVIAKKIPTIPQIDTFEYTLLRTYGTVFINQKPGINLPEKVILDNESATQSFQDAISIALVNDTQECYLQKTAATALNQAKSLATIPLKSGYAGDCLRDFATNLRFWNKYANSETLTQVKAGKETKILGLVAPPGTSQHLWGLAIDLQVSTSAQRQALNENGWFQTVVSDLPHWTYLGWSEDDLPKFGLQQKIVQGIKYWVTPI, from the coding sequence ATGAAACTAGTTCTGAAAATAGCGGCATTTGTTACCATAATTATTTTTGTTAGTGTTAGCTTAGTCTCTATTCACAAAATTTCCCAAAGTCAGCCAACACAAACCCCTCAAATCACGGCAGACTGTATAACTAACCCCAACGTACCTTGTCATAGCTCAACAACATCTGTAAATACACAATTTATTCCCAATCAGCAATTAGATGATCAAGAGCGTTTCTTAGCAGTAATCGCCAAAAAAATCCCCACAATTCCCCAAATTGATACTTTTGAATATACTTTACTGCGTACTTATGGGACAGTATTTATTAATCAAAAGCCAGGAATTAACCTACCAGAAAAAGTGATTTTAGATAACGAATCAGCAACCCAATCTTTTCAGGATGCAATTAGTATAGCTTTAGTAAATGACACACAAGAATGTTATTTACAAAAAACAGCCGCTACCGCTTTAAATCAAGCCAAAAGTTTAGCAACCATTCCTTTAAAATCAGGTTACGCTGGAGATTGTCTTCGCGATTTTGCCACCAATTTAAGATTTTGGAACAAATACGCAAATAGCGAAACATTAACACAAGTAAAAGCCGGAAAAGAAACAAAAATTCTCGGCTTAGTTGCCCCCCCTGGCACATCACAACATCTTTGGGGATTAGCAATTGATTTACAAGTATCAACATCAGCCCAAAGACAGGCTTTAAATGAAAATGGCTGGTTTCAAACTGTAGTTAGTGATCTTCCCCATTGGACTTATTTAGGCTGGAGTGAAGATGATTTACCCAAATTTGGATTACAACAAAAAATTGTCCAAGGAATTAAATATTGGGTAACACCCATTTAA
- a CDS encoding TIGR04376 family protein, with protein MSLFDDLSRFLESRLEEFLRNNPHLELEALLEQLREQEEDTLKLIAELQLQEKRSQDEILSTAQEIQKWHIRIQKAQAAGRQDLATPAQEREAALLREGNQMWGQMQGLKERINQSQELLRKIQQRRQEVQTKATELQTARTKAQTQQRLETETHGWNTATNYNSNFDDLEDTFRRWETEDELEKLKRNMGK; from the coding sequence ATGAGTTTATTTGATGATTTAAGTCGGTTTTTAGAAAGTCGTTTAGAAGAATTCTTGCGAAATAATCCTCATTTAGAGTTAGAAGCACTATTAGAACAACTGCGGGAACAAGAAGAAGATACATTAAAATTAATTGCCGAGTTACAATTGCAAGAGAAGCGATCGCAAGATGAAATCCTCTCCACAGCCCAAGAAATTCAAAAATGGCATATCCGTATTCAAAAAGCCCAAGCCGCAGGTAGACAAGACTTAGCCACCCCAGCCCAAGAACGAGAAGCAGCGCTACTGCGGGAAGGAAATCAAATGTGGGGACAAATGCAAGGTTTGAAAGAACGCATTAACCAATCCCAAGAACTACTTCGCAAAATTCAACAACGTCGTCAAGAAGTCCAAACCAAAGCAACCGAATTACAAACAGCAAGAACCAAAGCACAAACCCAACAAAGATTAGAAACCGAAACTCATGGCTGGAATACAGCTACTAATTATAACAGTAATTTTGACGACTTAGAAGACACATTTCGCCGTTGGGAAACTGAAGACGAATTAGAAAAACTCAAACGCAACATGGGAAAATAA
- the acsF gene encoding magnesium-protoporphyrin IX monomethyl ester (oxidative) cyclase — translation MVDSLKKPGFDEIRSGIKSPAKETLLTPRFYTTDFDEMAQMDLSVNEEELEAIIAEFRIDYNRHHFVRDAQFEKSWDSIDGETRKLFVEFLERSCTAEFSGFLLYKELGRRLKDKSPLLAEGFNLMSRDEARHAGFLNKAMSDFNLSLDLGFLTKSRSYTFFKPKFIFYATYLSEKIGYWRYITIYRHLEAHPEDQIYPIFNFFENWCQDENRHGDFFDAVMRAQPQMLNDWRAKLWSRFFLLSVFATMYLNDIQRKDFYASLGLDARDYDIHVIKKTNETAGRVFPVILDVENPAFYQRLDVCVKNNEKLAAISSSNTPKFLQFFQKFPIYVSHGWQLLQLYLMKPIDAASAHGQAR, via the coding sequence ATGGTAGACTCCCTCAAAAAACCAGGCTTTGACGAAATCCGTTCTGGAATTAAGTCCCCTGCTAAAGAAACCCTTTTAACACCAAGGTTTTACACAACCGATTTCGATGAAATGGCGCAGATGGATCTTTCCGTCAATGAAGAGGAATTAGAAGCTATTATTGCAGAATTCCGCATTGACTACAACCGCCATCACTTTGTTCGGGATGCTCAGTTTGAAAAATCTTGGGACTCTATTGACGGAGAAACTCGCAAATTGTTCGTTGAATTTCTCGAACGTTCTTGTACAGCAGAATTTTCCGGCTTCTTGCTATACAAAGAACTCGGCCGTCGCTTGAAGGATAAAAGCCCTCTTTTAGCTGAAGGCTTTAACCTGATGTCACGGGATGAAGCCCGTCATGCTGGGTTCTTGAACAAAGCTATGTCAGACTTTAATCTTTCTTTAGATTTAGGATTTTTGACTAAGAGCCGTAGTTATACGTTCTTTAAGCCCAAATTCATCTTCTACGCTACCTATCTTTCTGAAAAGATTGGTTATTGGCGCTATATCACCATTTATCGTCATTTAGAAGCCCATCCTGAAGATCAAATTTATCCAATTTTCAACTTTTTTGAGAACTGGTGTCAGGATGAAAACCGTCACGGTGATTTCTTTGATGCGGTTATGAGAGCGCAGCCACAAATGTTGAATGACTGGAGAGCAAAACTATGGAGTCGCTTCTTCTTGTTGTCAGTGTTTGCAACTATGTATCTCAATGATATTCAACGCAAAGATTTCTATGCTTCCTTGGGCTTGGATGCGCGTGATTATGATATTCATGTAATCAAGAAGACTAATGAAACTGCTGGTAGAGTCTTCCCAGTTATTTTGGATGTTGAGAACCCAGCGTTTTATCAGCGTTTAGATGTTTGCGTCAAAAATAACGAAAAATTGGCAGCAATTTCTAGCTCTAATACTCCTAAATTCCTGCAATTCTTCCAAAAATTCCCAATCTATGTATCCCATGGTTGGCAGTTATTACAATTATATCTGATGAAGCCCATTGATGCGGCTTCTGCTCACGGACAAGCTCGTTAA
- a CDS encoding TM0106 family RecB-like putative nuclease → MLINAQLLLQFQRCQRRPFLDVHGDYLQREIPNELMLKVQKDKSLHHQRIVRKLSYSEPDYVASDWQAGAASTLALMQQGVSYIRSGVILTTYCEKYTLLSRPDLLVKQPGKSCFGNWNYVPVNIELGKRPKQEYQVVIAFHAQVLAMVQDVILSKAGLILRDKDKTYVVDLDKWTPQMLDILEEYIQVIESVEAPEIFISRQKCNLCPWYNYCYAKARCQEHLSLLPGVTPIRYAQLQNLDITTLEALAHTHPSTLENLTGFDSNVAAKLVVQAQSVFTKQPLILADSFSLEYLTFTAPIELYFDIEAQPDLNLNYLLGVLVVDRVANTEQFYAFLAEQPEQEPLIWQQFLNLVNQYPQAPIYHFCPYEVDTVKRLGKLYRTPHAQIHPLLNRFVDIYEQLIQSVALPIDSYALKTIARWVGFEWREQEANGAKCIYWYDKWLETGDRTLLALIQDYNEDDCRATRTVKDWLVSFFTTT, encoded by the coding sequence ATGTTAATCAATGCTCAACTTTTACTACAATTTCAACGCTGTCAGCGACGACCTTTTTTAGATGTTCATGGTGATTATCTTCAGCGAGAGATTCCCAATGAGTTAATGCTGAAGGTGCAGAAGGACAAAAGCCTTCATCATCAGCGGATAGTCAGAAAGTTAAGTTATTCCGAACCGGATTATGTTGCGAGTGATTGGCAAGCAGGAGCAGCATCAACTCTAGCACTGATGCAGCAAGGAGTGAGTTATATTCGTAGTGGTGTAATATTAACTACCTATTGTGAAAAATATACTTTGCTGAGTCGCCCAGATTTGCTTGTGAAACAGCCGGGGAAATCCTGTTTTGGAAATTGGAACTATGTCCCGGTTAATATTGAATTGGGTAAGCGTCCTAAGCAAGAATATCAGGTAGTTATTGCTTTTCACGCCCAAGTTTTAGCTATGGTTCAGGATGTGATTCTGAGTAAGGCTGGGCTGATATTGCGAGATAAAGATAAAACTTATGTGGTGGATTTGGACAAATGGACACCACAAATGCTGGATATTTTAGAGGAATATATTCAAGTTATTGAGTCGGTGGAAGCGCCGGAAATTTTTATTTCTCGGCAGAAATGTAATCTTTGTCCCTGGTATAATTATTGTTATGCGAAAGCGAGATGTCAAGAACATCTGTCTCTGTTGCCAGGTGTAACACCGATTCGCTACGCTCAACTGCAAAATTTGGACATCACTACTTTAGAAGCACTGGCACATACCCATCCTAGCACCTTAGAAAACTTAACAGGATTTGATAGTAATGTGGCAGCTAAATTAGTTGTCCAAGCCCAATCTGTATTCACCAAACAACCCTTGATTCTTGCTGATTCCTTTTCTTTAGAATATCTGACTTTTACAGCCCCGATTGAACTTTATTTTGATATTGAAGCCCAGCCAGATTTAAATTTAAATTATCTTTTAGGTGTTTTAGTTGTGGATAGAGTTGCTAATACTGAACAGTTTTATGCTTTTTTGGCGGAACAACCAGAACAAGAACCTCTAATTTGGCAACAATTTTTAAATTTAGTGAATCAATATCCCCAAGCACCAATTTATCATTTTTGTCCTTATGAAGTGGATACAGTCAAACGCCTGGGAAAACTGTACCGCACACCTCATGCTCAAATTCATCCTCTCCTGAATCGGTTTGTTGATATTTATGAACAATTAATTCAAAGTGTGGCTTTACCAATAGATAGTTATGCGTTAAAAACTATTGCCCGCTGGGTGGGGTTTGAATGGCGTGAACAAGAAGCCAATGGTGCTAAATGTATTTACTGGTATGATAAGTGGTTAGAAACAGGCGATCGCACTTTATTAGCACTCATTCAAGACTACAACGAAGATGACTGTCGCGCCACCCGTACTGTCAAAGATTGGCTAGTCAGTTTTTTCACAACTACATAA
- a CDS encoding esterase-like activity of phytase family protein, with protein MLHLPKFRKPFLILIFTISLIFISFLFNNFASASLIINSIEFIGQATLPTGLTFQKTEIGGLSGITYDAKNNLYYAISDDRGQKAPPRFYTLTIDLSKSKLTNNNVIPVSVTNLLNTNNQPFLPNTTDTEGIAITNQDTIFVSSEGDVDRLINPFIKEFALASGQTMNTLPIPDKFLPDSQKQKGIRNNLAFESLTITPNQKLLFTATENALIQDGTAAQSGVGTSCRILQYNLLTKQLEQEFLYQTEPVTPLFNPIGKFAGGLPDLVAIDNAGNFLGIERSFTGLGFTVFLFQVSLNNATDIHSLDSITKIDPDKIQPAEKKLLLDLRTLDVSLDNIEGLTLGEKLPDGQPSLILISDNNFNGLQQTQILAFKLKIESPLTKLLRRLRIPNF; from the coding sequence ATGTTGCATCTTCCAAAATTTCGGAAACCATTCCTGATTCTCATCTTTACCATTTCCTTAATTTTTATTAGCTTTCTGTTTAATAATTTCGCTTCCGCTTCTTTAATTATCAACAGCATAGAATTTATTGGTCAAGCCACCTTACCCACAGGTTTAACTTTCCAAAAAACCGAAATTGGCGGGTTATCGGGAATAACTTACGATGCCAAAAATAACCTATATTATGCAATATCAGATGATCGTGGGCAAAAAGCACCACCTCGTTTTTATACTTTAACAATTGACCTCAGCAAAAGTAAATTAACCAATAACAATGTTATTCCCGTAAGTGTCACAAACTTATTAAATACGAATAATCAACCATTTCTCCCCAATACCACTGATACAGAAGGGATTGCCATAACTAATCAAGATACCATATTTGTTTCCTCCGAAGGTGATGTAGACAGACTCATCAATCCCTTTATTAAAGAATTTGCACTGGCTTCTGGACAAACAATGAATACCCTACCCATACCGGATAAATTTTTGCCTGATTCTCAAAAGCAAAAAGGCATTCGCAACAACTTAGCCTTTGAAAGTCTCACCATTACACCTAATCAAAAACTTCTATTTACAGCCACCGAAAACGCCTTAATTCAAGATGGTACAGCAGCCCAATCAGGTGTTGGTACATCTTGCCGCATTTTGCAATATAACCTCTTAACCAAGCAGCTAGAACAGGAATTTCTCTACCAAACAGAACCAGTGACACCGTTGTTTAATCCTATAGGTAAATTTGCTGGTGGCTTACCTGATTTAGTAGCGATAGATAATGCAGGAAACTTTCTCGGTATAGAAAGAAGTTTCACAGGTTTGGGATTTACAGTTTTTCTGTTTCAGGTTTCCCTAAATAACGCCACAGACATCCATAGCTTAGACAGCATTACCAAAATTGACCCTGATAAAATCCAGCCAGCAGAAAAAAAACTCCTCTTAGATCTACGAACTTTAGATGTATCATTAGATAATATTGAGGGATTGACTCTAGGTGAAAAACTCCCCGACGGACAACCATCACTAATTCTAATCAGCGATAATAATTTTAATGGACTACAACAAACCCAAATTTTAGCCTTTAAGCTGAAAATTGAATCTCCACTAACTAAATTATTACGCCGCCTCAGAATACCTAACTTTTAA
- the gltX gene encoding glutamate--tRNA ligase encodes MTVRVRIAPSPTGNLHIGTARTAVFNYLFARHHDGKFILRIEDTDLERSRPEYTDNILDGLRWLGLNWDEGPFFQSQRLHLYKEAVQKLVDQGLAYRCYTTSEELDALREGQKARGEAPRYDNRHRHLTPEQRAEFEAQGRSSVIRFQIADSREIVWNDLVRGKMSWRGSDLGGDMVIARAASDGTGQPLYNFVVVVDDIDMQISHVIRGEDHIANTAKQILLYEAFGAKIPEFAHTPLILNQEGRKLSKRDGVTSICDFQNMGFTAEGLVNYMTLLGWSPADSTQEIFNLESAAKDFGFERVNKAGAKFDWDKLDWLNSQYLHSMPVDKLTDLLIPYWEKTGFAFTGGRERPWLEQLVGLIAASLTRLVDAVEMTKVFFTEGVELTEEGSQQLQQAGVKTVLQAIITALESQPELSADIAQDIIKQVVKSEKVKKGLVMRSLRAALTGDVHGPDLIQSWLLLNQIGLDKSRLNQAISNN; translated from the coding sequence GTGACTGTCAGAGTTCGCATAGCTCCGAGTCCTACCGGAAATCTACATATTGGTACAGCGAGAACCGCTGTATTTAACTATTTGTTTGCTCGTCACCATGATGGCAAGTTTATTTTAAGAATCGAAGATACTGATTTGGAGCGATCGCGTCCAGAATACACAGATAATATTCTGGATGGACTACGCTGGTTAGGATTGAATTGGGATGAAGGTCCATTTTTCCAATCTCAACGCCTCCATCTTTACAAAGAAGCCGTTCAAAAATTAGTAGACCAAGGATTGGCTTACCGCTGCTACACCACATCTGAAGAATTAGATGCACTGCGAGAAGGGCAAAAAGCTAGAGGGGAAGCACCTCGCTATGATAACCGTCACCGTCACCTCACCCCAGAACAAAGGGCAGAATTTGAAGCTCAAGGACGTTCTTCGGTAATTCGTTTCCAAATCGCCGATAGCCGAGAAATTGTCTGGAATGATTTAGTCCGGGGGAAAATGAGTTGGCGTGGTAGCGATTTGGGTGGTGATATGGTGATTGCTCGCGCTGCTAGTGATGGTACTGGTCAACCACTATATAATTTTGTGGTGGTTGTGGATGACATTGATATGCAAATTAGTCATGTCATTCGTGGTGAAGACCATATCGCCAATACTGCTAAACAAATCCTATTGTATGAAGCTTTCGGGGCGAAGATTCCCGAATTTGCCCATACACCTTTAATTTTGAATCAAGAAGGGCGCAAATTATCGAAACGGGATGGAGTAACTTCCATTTGCGACTTTCAGAATATGGGCTTTACGGCGGAAGGTTTAGTCAATTATATGACTTTACTGGGCTGGTCGCCGGCGGATTCTACCCAAGAAATTTTCAATTTAGAATCAGCAGCTAAGGATTTTGGCTTTGAGCGAGTGAATAAAGCTGGTGCTAAATTTGACTGGGATAAGTTGGATTGGTTAAATAGCCAATATCTCCACAGTATGCCAGTTGATAAGCTGACAGATTTACTTATCCCCTACTGGGAAAAGACTGGGTTTGCATTTACAGGAGGAAGAGAACGTCCTTGGTTAGAGCAGCTAGTGGGGTTAATTGCTGCTAGTTTGACTCGGTTGGTGGATGCGGTGGAGATGACCAAAGTATTTTTTACTGAGGGGGTAGAATTGACTGAGGAAGGCAGCCAACAATTACAGCAAGCAGGGGTGAAGACTGTACTGCAAGCAATTATCACAGCTTTAGAAAGTCAGCCGGAGTTATCAGCGGATATTGCCCAAGATATTATTAAGCAGGTTGTGAAATCAGAAAAGGTGAAAAAAGGCTTAGTCATGCGATCGCTCAGAGCAGCATTAACAGGGGATGTACATGGACCAGATTTAATTCAATCTTGGTTACTACTTAATCAGATTGGTTTAGATAAATCCCGCTTAAATCAAGCAATTAGCAATAATTAA